In one window of Chloroflexota bacterium DNA:
- the rnc gene encoding ribonuclease III, whose protein sequence is MTSPTIHELGEQLGIALHDPDAIRQAFTHASFANENPGLVAGNNERLEFLGDAVLGLIASRLLYARFPGADEGRLTAHRAAMVNRAALAGMARDLYLDQHLLLGRGEVEAGGARRPSLLAGAFEALVGAIYLSEGLEATEAAFAPLLASLLAPSDADTPKSAKSRLQEWSQRQHGTRPSYRLVRSLGPAHAQEFTVEVVVGTESLGTGNGSSRQRAEEQAAQAALDHLAAGTP, encoded by the coding sequence GTGACCTCACCCACCATCCACGAACTGGGTGAGCAACTCGGCATCGCCCTTCATGACCCGGACGCCATCCGCCAGGCATTCACGCATGCCTCGTTCGCCAACGAGAACCCGGGCCTGGTGGCCGGCAACAACGAGCGCCTCGAGTTCCTGGGGGATGCCGTGCTGGGCCTCATCGCCAGCCGCCTGCTGTATGCGCGCTTTCCGGGGGCCGATGAGGGGCGCCTGACCGCCCACCGCGCCGCCATGGTCAACCGGGCCGCGCTGGCCGGCATGGCCCGGGACCTGTACCTCGACCAGCACCTCCTCCTGGGCCGCGGCGAGGTCGAGGCGGGCGGCGCGCGACGCCCGTCCCTGCTGGCGGGTGCGTTCGAGGCCCTGGTCGGGGCCATCTATCTCAGCGAGGGCCTGGAGGCGACCGAGGCCGCCTTCGCACCGCTTCTCGCGTCGCTTCTGGCACCCTCGGATGCCGACACCCCGAAATCGGCCAAGAGCCGGCTGCAGGAGTGGAGCCAGCGACAGCACGGCACGCGTCCCTCATACCGGCTGGTCCGATCGCTGGGACCAGCGCACGCCCAGGAGTTCACCGTGGAGGTCGTGGTCGGCACCGAGTCCCTGGGAACCGGGAACGGCAGCAGCCGGCAACGGGCCGAGGAGCAGGCCGCACAGGCCGCCCTCGACCACCTGGCCGCGGGGACGCCATGA
- the acpP gene encoding acyl carrier protein, with amino-acid sequence MTDGTTFDRLKKIIVEQLGVEETDVTPEAAFVEDLNADSLDLVELIMSLEEEFGMEISDEDAEKIQKVSDAVEYIEERQQ; translated from the coding sequence GTGACCGACGGCACCACGTTCGACCGGCTCAAGAAGATCATCGTTGAGCAGCTCGGCGTTGAAGAAACCGATGTGACGCCGGAGGCGGCATTTGTCGAGGACCTGAACGCCGACTCGCTTGACCTGGTCGAGCTCATCATGAGCCTCGAGGAAGAGTTCGGCATGGAGATCTCGGACGAGGATGCCGAGAAGATCCAGAAGGTCTCCGATGCCGTCGAGTACATCGAGGAACGCCAGCAGTAG
- a CDS encoding transcription antitermination factor NusB, protein MARRERASLRARRLALLALFEAEFPRQQAGPAVERLAADWGTEPALVEHARAIVSGVVRHQAALDAEIAARAPRIPISELGRVERSILRSALFEVLYSAAIPSAGTIRDAVSLAQTYAGDSAARLVGGVLRSAVRSTPEGDEG, encoded by the coding sequence GTGGCACGCCGCGAGCGGGCGTCGCTGCGGGCCCGCCGCCTGGCCCTGCTGGCGCTCTTCGAGGCCGAGTTCCCGCGCCAGCAGGCGGGGCCTGCGGTCGAGCGCCTGGCGGCCGACTGGGGGACCGAGCCTGCCCTGGTTGAGCACGCTCGCGCGATCGTGTCGGGGGTCGTCCGGCACCAGGCCGCGCTGGACGCCGAGATCGCCGCCCGGGCCCCGCGAATCCCCATCTCGGAGCTCGGCCGAGTCGAACGATCCATCCTCCGGAGTGCCCTGTTTGAGGTGCTATACTCCGCCGCGATTCCGAGCGCTGGGACGATCCGGGACGCCGTGTCTCTCGCTCAAACCTACGCCGGGGACTCGGCCGCCCGACTCGTCGGAGGCGTCCTCCGAAGCGCGGTAAGATCAACACCTGAGGGAGACGAAGGGTGA
- the plsX gene encoding phosphate acyltransferase PlsX: MRIAVDAMGGDLAPREVVRGAINYAATHADEVILVGDVPRIEREVAEFGRGQPASVSFVDAPEVVGMGESPAAAIRRRRSSIRVATDLVRDGEADAVVSAGSTGATMAAAIFRLGRLEGIDRPALPAYFLTPSGPLVLLDVGANVDCEPHNLVQFAAMGSLYAERVLHVASPRVALLNIGEEPEKGDALTREAYVRLRASDLHFVGNVEPHDLAGHVADVVVCDGFVGNVMVKLTEGLTSYIFRSIREDLLRGLVAPLAVLALRPGIDRLRHRFDYEQFGGSPLLGVRGVSIVTHGRAKARMVENAIRVGSEAAAVDMPAVIADWSRRHPGLFGEAPLGVAAEEKTAVPVEPAP, from the coding sequence ATGCGCATCGCGGTCGACGCGATGGGCGGCGACCTCGCCCCGCGCGAGGTGGTTCGGGGAGCGATCAACTACGCCGCGACGCATGCCGATGAGGTGATCCTCGTCGGCGACGTGCCGCGCATCGAGCGCGAAGTGGCGGAGTTCGGGCGCGGCCAGCCAGCCAGCGTCTCCTTCGTCGACGCGCCCGAGGTGGTCGGGATGGGGGAGTCACCGGCTGCCGCCATCCGCCGCCGTCGGTCCTCGATCCGGGTGGCCACCGACCTGGTCCGGGACGGCGAGGCCGATGCGGTCGTCAGCGCAGGTTCCACCGGCGCGACCATGGCCGCCGCCATCTTCCGCCTGGGACGCCTGGAAGGGATCGACCGGCCGGCCCTGCCCGCCTACTTCCTGACCCCGTCCGGCCCGCTGGTGCTCCTCGACGTCGGGGCCAACGTGGACTGCGAGCCGCACAACCTGGTCCAGTTCGCGGCCATGGGGTCGCTCTACGCGGAGCGTGTCCTCCACGTGGCGTCGCCACGGGTCGCGTTGCTGAACATCGGGGAGGAGCCCGAGAAGGGGGATGCCCTGACGCGCGAGGCCTACGTCCGCCTGCGGGCGTCCGACCTGCACTTCGTTGGCAACGTCGAGCCCCACGACCTGGCGGGTCACGTGGCCGACGTCGTGGTGTGTGACGGGTTCGTCGGCAATGTCATGGTCAAGCTCACCGAGGGACTGACCTCGTACATCTTTCGCTCCATCCGCGAGGACCTCCTGCGGGGCCTCGTGGCGCCGCTGGCCGTCCTGGCCCTGCGGCCCGGGATCGATCGGCTCCGGCATCGGTTCGACTACGAGCAATTCGGAGGCTCACCCCTGCTCGGCGTGCGAGGGGTGAGCATCGTGACCCATGGGCGAGCCAAGGCGCGGATGGTCGAGAACGCGATCCGCGTCGGCTCCGAGGCGGCAGCGGTGGACATGCCGGCCGTCATCGCGGACTGGAGCCGCCGCCACCCGGGGCTGTTCGGCGAGGCGCCGCTCGGGGTTGCGGCCGAGGAGAAGACCGCCGTACCCGTGGAACCTGCACCCTAG
- the rpmF gene encoding 50S ribosomal protein L32, which yields MGVPKRKVSKSRKGERRAHLALRAPTLVECDHCHELKRAHTVCPTCGWHNGREVVPPPAPTPTESSR from the coding sequence GTGGGCGTCCCCAAACGTAAGGTCTCGAAGTCGCGTAAGGGTGAACGGCGCGCCCATCTGGCGCTGCGCGCCCCAACGCTGGTCGAGTGCGACCACTGTCACGAGCTGAAGCGCGCCCACACCGTGTGTCCGACCTGCGGCTGGCACAACGGCCGCGAGGTGGTGCCCCCGCCGGCGCCCACTCCGACCGAGAGCAGCCGCTAG
- a CDS encoding DUF177 domain-containing protein: MTRLSVAGLLREPAGAGRTVELGPLDWTDPTAPGGRRLLGSLRLLRTNRGIVVDGRVRTLARRTCIRCLDEFDEPVEVVIREEFLPSVDPTTGAGLVIGPADAEVARIDSHHELDLAQVLTDELLLAEPMHPLCRSDCRGLCLVCGRRLEDGAHEHAEASIDPRLAPLADWKPPSE, encoded by the coding sequence GTGACCCGCCTCAGCGTGGCGGGTCTGCTGCGCGAGCCCGCTGGAGCAGGGCGGACCGTCGAGCTTGGCCCGTTGGATTGGACCGATCCCACCGCGCCTGGCGGACGGCGGTTATTGGGCAGCCTGCGGCTGCTGCGCACGAATCGGGGTATCGTGGTCGATGGGCGGGTTCGGACGCTGGCCCGTCGGACGTGCATCCGGTGTCTCGACGAATTCGACGAACCGGTCGAGGTGGTGATTCGCGAGGAATTCCTGCCCAGCGTCGATCCCACCACCGGGGCGGGCCTGGTCATCGGGCCGGCTGACGCCGAAGTGGCGCGCATCGACTCCCACCACGAGCTCGACCTGGCCCAGGTCCTGACCGATGAGCTGCTGCTGGCGGAGCCCATGCATCCGCTGTGCCGGTCAGACTGCCGCGGTCTGTGCCTGGTGTGCGGACGGCGACTCGAGGATGGGGCGCACGAGCATGCGGAAGCCTCCATCGATCCGCGGCTGGCGCCCCTTGCCGACTGGAAGCCACCCTCCGAGTGA
- the coaD gene encoding pantetheine-phosphate adenylyltransferase has protein sequence MTRVAVFPGSFDPITNAHLDVIRRAAAVFDRLVIGVLGNPRKTPLFSVEERVALIVAEVADLGPSVVVEAFDGLTVEFAKRHQAAFVIRGLRAISDFEAELQMAHTNRRLAPGIDTVFLMTGLEFGYVSSSLAKEVAAFGGDVSPMVPPGVDAALRRQRSV, from the coding sequence ATGACCCGCGTCGCCGTCTTCCCCGGTTCGTTTGACCCGATCACGAATGCCCACCTGGATGTCATTCGGCGCGCGGCGGCGGTGTTCGACCGGCTCGTCATCGGCGTCCTGGGCAACCCGCGCAAGACCCCCCTGTTCTCGGTGGAGGAACGGGTCGCCCTGATCGTGGCCGAGGTCGCCGACCTAGGCCCATCGGTCGTGGTCGAAGCCTTCGACGGGCTGACCGTGGAGTTCGCCAAGCGCCACCAGGCGGCCTTCGTGATTCGCGGCCTGCGCGCGATCAGCGACTTCGAGGCCGAGCTCCAGATGGCCCACACCAACCGGCGCCTGGCGCCCGGCATCGACACCGTGTTCCTGATGACGGGGCTGGAGTTCGGCTACGTGTCATCCAGCCTGGCCAAGGAAGTGGCGGCGTTCGGGGGCGACGTCTCGCCCATGGTCCCACCCGGCGTGGATGCGGCGCTGCGTCGCCAGCGGTCGGTATGA
- the rsmD gene encoding 16S rRNA (guanine(966)-N(2))-methyltransferase RsmD: protein MRVIAGSARGQLLVAPKDRLTRPISDRVKEALFGSIGARILDARVLDLYAGSGAVGIEALSRGAASATFVERGRAAVAAIRENLKRTKLGDRADVHAADVLAFLSTATDPAWEVVILDPPYAERTLDLPLERLIPHLAPGGLVVVKHFWRTPMPSGLRLSPTRNRRFGETALTFLEEE from the coding sequence ATGCGAGTGATTGCCGGCTCGGCCCGGGGCCAGCTCCTGGTCGCCCCCAAGGACCGGCTCACCCGTCCGATCAGCGATCGGGTCAAGGAAGCGCTGTTCGGGAGCATCGGCGCCCGGATCCTGGATGCGCGCGTCCTGGACCTGTACGCGGGGAGCGGAGCGGTCGGGATCGAGGCGCTGTCCCGGGGAGCCGCCAGCGCGACGTTCGTGGAACGTGGCCGGGCCGCCGTGGCCGCGATCCGGGAAAACCTGAAGCGAACGAAGCTCGGCGACCGAGCCGACGTCCACGCCGCGGACGTGCTCGCGTTCCTGTCCACGGCCACCGACCCGGCATGGGAGGTCGTGATCCTCGATCCGCCCTACGCGGAGCGTACACTCGACCTGCCGCTCGAGCGGCTCATCCCGCACTTGGCGCCCGGGGGATTGGTGGTAGTCAAGCATTTCTGGCGCACGCCGATGCCGTCCGGACTGCGGCTGTCCCCGACCCGCAACCGGCGCTTCGGTGAAACGGCCCTGACCTTCCTGGAGGAGGAGTGA
- the recG gene encoding ATP-dependent DNA helicase RecG — protein sequence MQSGPRRSATAARRTGIPPRAVTSERLDQPIREVLPELAGGLATLIRLGIHTPRQALLYLPFRYDDFSDLRRLADLNPGHKQSARVRVEDIRSEPGFGRRPPRTIAQLSDASGSAEAIWFGRRFIERRLRAGDEIVVSGKVAAQGWRMQFANPEFSPATRESVHTARVVPVYRLVGGVTLRRVRELLARVLDRCLPAVVDPLRPGERVGLVDLALAIRTAHFPDDMADLQPALDRLAFDELLGLQLTLAQAAAARSHRRAPPITVSVETLAEILDALPFRLTADQSRSVAEVTADLAGDEPMRRLLQGDVGSGKTAVAAVALAVVCRGGWQGALMAPTEILARQHHDGLAPLLEALGVRAEFLSGSLPAADKRRIHRRLGRGEADVVVGTHAVISAGVTFQRLGLAVVDEQHRFGVAQRAALQAKAADLEPHMLALTATPIPRTLALTVYGDLAISTLRHSPPGRQPIRTELRDRSALPKIESFIAEEARAGRQTFVVVPLIAESDALTAASAEAEAERIRAALPDLRIDLVHGQQPATAREAAMQRFAGGVTDVLVATTVIEVGIDIPNAAVIVIEDADRFGLAQLHQLRGRVGRGPHRSFCILVSDAVDDVARQRLEVVRGSSDGFAIAEADLELRGAGNVLGTRQSGLPPLRVASLFDPRHLELAGRARTLARSLVGSDPTLTGRPELVREQRAFAPPDPSGDAA from the coding sequence ATGCAATCGGGTCCGCGGCGTTCGGCGACCGCCGCTCGCCGAACCGGGATCCCGCCGCGGGCCGTCACTTCGGAGCGTCTCGACCAACCGATCCGCGAGGTCCTGCCGGAGCTGGCCGGCGGCCTGGCCACGCTCATCCGGCTCGGGATTCACACCCCCCGCCAGGCCCTGCTGTACCTCCCGTTCCGCTACGACGACTTCAGCGACCTGCGTCGCCTGGCCGACCTCAACCCCGGACACAAGCAGTCGGCACGCGTGCGCGTCGAGGACATCCGCTCCGAGCCCGGATTCGGTCGGCGCCCGCCGCGGACCATTGCCCAGCTCTCCGACGCCTCGGGCAGCGCCGAGGCCATCTGGTTCGGCCGGCGCTTCATCGAGCGCCGACTGCGGGCCGGCGACGAGATCGTGGTCAGCGGCAAGGTCGCCGCCCAGGGGTGGCGGATGCAGTTCGCAAATCCCGAGTTCTCGCCGGCCACCCGCGAGTCGGTTCACACCGCCCGGGTGGTGCCCGTGTATCGGCTGGTGGGTGGGGTCACCCTGCGCCGGGTCCGCGAGCTGCTGGCCCGTGTCCTCGATCGGTGCCTGCCGGCGGTGGTCGACCCGCTGCGGCCGGGGGAGCGGGTCGGCCTGGTCGATCTGGCGCTCGCCATCCGGACGGCGCATTTCCCCGACGACATGGCGGACCTCCAGCCGGCGCTCGACCGCCTGGCGTTTGACGAGCTCCTGGGCCTCCAGCTGACCCTGGCCCAGGCGGCGGCCGCCCGGTCGCATCGGCGCGCGCCGCCCATCACGGTGTCGGTCGAGACGCTGGCCGAGATCCTCGACGCGCTTCCGTTTCGGCTCACCGCCGACCAGTCCCGCTCGGTGGCCGAGGTCACGGCCGACCTCGCCGGCGACGAGCCCATGCGGCGTCTCCTGCAGGGCGACGTCGGCTCCGGCAAGACGGCCGTCGCGGCGGTCGCCCTCGCCGTCGTGTGCCGGGGTGGTTGGCAGGGGGCGCTGATGGCCCCCACCGAGATCCTCGCCCGACAGCATCACGACGGGCTGGCCCCCCTGCTCGAGGCCCTCGGGGTGCGCGCCGAGTTCCTGTCAGGCTCCCTGCCGGCCGCCGACAAGCGCAGGATCCACCGCCGCCTGGGCCGAGGCGAGGCTGACGTCGTGGTGGGGACGCACGCCGTCATCAGCGCGGGCGTCACGTTCCAGCGCCTGGGGCTGGCGGTCGTGGACGAGCAGCACCGGTTTGGGGTCGCCCAGCGGGCCGCCCTGCAGGCCAAGGCCGCGGACCTCGAGCCGCACATGCTGGCGCTGACGGCGACGCCGATCCCGCGCACGCTGGCGCTCACGGTCTACGGCGACCTGGCCATCAGCACCCTCCGCCACTCACCGCCCGGCCGGCAGCCGATCCGGACCGAGCTGCGCGACCGGTCTGCGTTGCCGAAAATCGAGTCATTCATCGCCGAGGAAGCGCGCGCCGGCCGGCAGACGTTCGTCGTGGTGCCGCTCATCGCGGAGAGTGACGCGCTGACCGCGGCGTCCGCCGAGGCTGAAGCGGAACGGATTCGGGCCGCGCTGCCGGACCTCCGGATCGACCTCGTCCACGGTCAGCAGCCGGCGACCGCGCGGGAAGCGGCCATGCAGCGATTCGCGGGCGGGGTGACCGACGTGCTGGTGGCCACGACCGTGATCGAGGTCGGCATCGATATCCCCAACGCCGCGGTCATCGTGATCGAGGACGCAGATCGCTTCGGGCTGGCCCAGTTGCACCAGCTGCGCGGCCGCGTCGGGCGCGGCCCGCATCGGTCCTTCTGCATCCTCGTGTCGGATGCCGTCGATGACGTGGCGCGGCAACGGCTCGAGGTGGTCCGCGGGTCGAGCGACGGCTTCGCGATCGCCGAAGCTGACCTCGAGCTGCGGGGCGCGGGCAACGTACTGGGCACGCGCCAGTCCGGGCTCCCACCCCTGCGCGTGGCGTCCCTCTTCGATCCCCGCCACCTCGAGCTGGCGGGCCGCGCACGGACCCTGGCCCGCTCGCTGGTCGGCTCCGATCCCACGTTGACGGGGCGGCCCGAGCTGGTCCGCGAGCAACGCGCCTTCGCCCCGCCGGACCCCTCCGGCGACGCGGCCTGA
- a CDS encoding bL28 family ribosomal protein → MARVCDICGKRPITGWNAQSVGMNRKRAGRRWLPNLQNLTVVRNGQPVSVRACSRCRRTSTKA, encoded by the coding sequence ATGGCCCGCGTCTGCGACATCTGTGGCAAGCGACCCATCACCGGCTGGAACGCGCAGTCGGTGGGAATGAACCGCAAGCGCGCGGGGCGTCGCTGGTTGCCGAACCTTCAGAACCTGACCGTGGTCCGCAACGGCCAGCCGGTCAGCGTGCGCGCCTGCTCCCGCTGCCGGCGCACCTCCACCAAGGCCTAG
- the dtd gene encoding D-aminoacyl-tRNA deacylase, whose product MRLVVQRVSGASVRAAGVEAGRIEHGAVVLVGVSTDDSPEVVDRMAAKLIGLRYFEDPAGRTNLSLADVHGTLLVVSQFTLLADVRSGRRPGFTAAAPPAVAEPLVERFVARLREAGAEVATGRFGAAMEVELVNDGPFTLLIDSARDLGS is encoded by the coding sequence ATGCGGCTGGTCGTTCAGCGCGTGTCAGGCGCCAGCGTGCGGGCGGCTGGCGTAGAGGCAGGGCGGATCGAACACGGGGCCGTGGTCCTGGTCGGGGTGAGCACCGATGACAGTCCCGAGGTGGTGGATCGGATGGCGGCCAAGCTGATCGGGCTGCGTTACTTCGAGGATCCCGCCGGTCGGACCAACCTCTCCCTGGCCGATGTCCACGGCACGCTGCTGGTCGTCAGCCAGTTCACCCTGCTGGCCGACGTGCGCAGCGGTCGCCGCCCGGGATTCACCGCCGCAGCGCCGCCTGCCGTCGCGGAGCCGCTGGTCGAGCGGTTCGTGGCGCGCTTACGGGAGGCGGGTGCGGAAGTGGCGACCGGCCGCTTCGGGGCGGCGATGGAGGTCGAGCTGGTGAACGATGGACCGTTCACCCTGTTGATCGACTCGGCTCGGGACCTCGGCAGCTAG
- a CDS encoding putative glycoside hydrolase: MNRGTRGRAPGRAAMAVLCLAVVAACSGAIPILPTPQPTPRPLTVRVEDAVTGTPVPGARVAVGESEATTGSEGTATVSALAGSEVIAEADGFDPGSGTVPPDGDVSIGLRNNTVRGTVRDETGTPIVGARVFVEGQAAGVRTGEDGSYALSGVPETGTLIYKAPGYRLGVIAADDEMEKDMTLPTFRARALYAPSAVFEGAGRLDAMLDLIDRTEANAMVIDVKETGGWLYYATDLAEAQDSGAIMTSPVFTLEELLPALKERGIYTIARVVVMKDNTLGVARPELAVRNVQTGEPWTDWGGGVWLDPGNPGVAEYVAAIAADLAERGFDEVQLDYIRFYSDGPYELAQTNLPHTQSFRLPTIQRVMRVISDELAWRRTFLAADVFPISFIATDDQGIGQRPEVIMPYVDYFSPMVYPSHYYAGVFDIAEPNEHPYEMIDGTLEIMNQQAVGLPLRIRPWIQDFGYGSFRAYTAADVRAEMQALADNGAAGWMIWNAAAEFTEDALGGPIEGEDYSLVTAADVPEPPGSSPSGSP; encoded by the coding sequence GTGAACCGCGGTACTCGCGGCCGCGCACCTGGCCGCGCGGCGATGGCCGTGCTGTGCCTGGCCGTGGTGGCGGCCTGCAGTGGCGCGATCCCGATCCTGCCCACCCCTCAGCCGACCCCACGCCCGCTCACGGTGAGGGTGGAGGACGCCGTCACCGGAACGCCGGTGCCGGGGGCGCGGGTGGCGGTGGGCGAGAGTGAGGCGACCACCGGATCCGAGGGGACCGCCACTGTCAGCGCCCTGGCGGGCAGCGAGGTGATCGCGGAGGCCGATGGATTCGACCCCGGATCGGGGACCGTCCCGCCCGACGGGGACGTCTCGATCGGCCTGCGCAACAACACGGTGCGAGGCACCGTCCGTGACGAGACCGGCACGCCGATCGTCGGCGCCCGGGTGTTCGTCGAGGGTCAGGCGGCCGGGGTTCGAACGGGCGAGGACGGGAGCTACGCCCTGTCCGGCGTGCCCGAGACCGGGACGCTCATCTACAAGGCGCCCGGCTATCGGCTGGGCGTCATTGCCGCCGACGACGAGATGGAGAAGGACATGACGTTGCCCACGTTCCGGGCACGCGCCCTGTATGCGCCGTCGGCCGTGTTCGAGGGCGCGGGCCGGCTGGACGCCATGTTGGACCTCATCGATCGGACGGAGGCCAACGCCATGGTCATCGACGTCAAGGAGACTGGCGGGTGGCTCTACTACGCAACCGACCTGGCCGAGGCCCAGGATAGCGGAGCGATCATGACCTCACCGGTGTTCACGCTCGAGGAGCTTCTGCCCGCCCTGAAGGAGCGGGGGATCTACACCATCGCCCGGGTCGTGGTCATGAAGGACAACACGCTCGGAGTGGCGCGGCCCGAGCTGGCGGTCCGCAACGTGCAAACGGGCGAGCCGTGGACCGACTGGGGCGGAGGCGTGTGGCTCGACCCCGGGAACCCGGGTGTGGCCGAGTACGTGGCGGCCATCGCGGCGGACCTGGCCGAGCGCGGCTTCGACGAGGTGCAGCTGGACTACATCCGGTTCTACAGCGACGGGCCGTACGAGCTGGCCCAGACCAACCTGCCGCACACCCAGTCCTTCCGGCTTCCGACCATCCAGCGCGTGATGCGGGTCATCTCCGATGAGCTCGCCTGGCGCCGCACCTTCCTGGCCGCCGACGTCTTCCCGATCAGCTTCATCGCCACCGACGACCAGGGGATCGGGCAGCGACCGGAGGTGATCATGCCCTACGTCGACTACTTCAGCCCCATGGTCTATCCGAGCCACTACTACGCGGGCGTATTCGACATTGCCGAACCCAACGAGCACCCGTACGAGATGATCGATGGCACCCTGGAGATCATGAACCAGCAGGCCGTCGGCCTCCCGCTCCGGATTCGGCCCTGGATCCAGGACTTCGGGTACGGGTCGTTCCGGGCCTACACCGCCGCCGACGTCCGGGCCGAGATGCAGGCGCTGGCCGACAACGGGGCCGCGGGCTGGATGATCTGGAATGCCGCGGCGGAGTTCACCGAGGACGCGCTGGGCGGACCGATCGAGGGCGAGGACTATTCCCTCGTGACGGCGGCCGATGTCCCGGAGCCGCCCGGCAGCTCCCCGTCGGGCTCGCCGTAG
- the rpe gene encoding ribulose-phosphate 3-epimerase → MTRRAPHLSASVLNADFARLGEEVARAAAGGVDSIHLDVMDGHFVGNISFGAPVVAALRSHTAIPFHAHLMIEDPLRYAADFVGAGSDVIVFHVEAADDPDAVIEVIQRAGRQAGLALNPETPAEAVHPYLERIDLLLVMTVHPGFGRQPFLTDVLPKLESLAAEATRRGLDLPIAVDGGVNLETIEAAYRAGGDVLVVGSALYEERGDLAPVVERFRALARMPA, encoded by the coding sequence ATGACCCGCCGAGCGCCGCACCTGTCGGCGAGCGTCCTGAACGCCGACTTCGCTCGTCTGGGGGAGGAAGTCGCTCGGGCGGCCGCCGGGGGCGTGGATTCCATCCACCTGGACGTCATGGATGGGCATTTCGTGGGAAACATCTCGTTCGGGGCGCCGGTCGTGGCCGCGCTCAGGTCCCACACGGCGATCCCGTTCCACGCCCACCTCATGATCGAGGATCCGCTGCGCTACGCCGCCGATTTCGTGGGCGCCGGCAGTGACGTCATCGTCTTCCATGTCGAGGCCGCCGACGACCCCGACGCGGTGATCGAGGTCATTCAGCGAGCCGGCCGCCAGGCCGGGTTGGCGCTGAACCCCGAGACGCCGGCCGAGGCGGTCCATCCCTATCTCGAGCGCATCGACCTGCTGCTGGTCATGACGGTGCACCCAGGCTTTGGCCGCCAGCCGTTCCTGACCGATGTCCTGCCCAAGCTGGAATCGTTGGCCGCCGAGGCCACCCGTCGGGGCCTGGACCTGCCGATCGCGGTGGATGGAGGGGTCAACCTGGAAACGATCGAGGCCGCGTATCGAGCCGGTGGAGACGTGCTGGTGGTCGGGTCGGCCCTGTACGAGGAGCGCGGAGACCTGGCGCCGGTCGTCGAACGCTTCCGCGCCTTGGCCCGGATGCCCGCGTGA
- the rlmN gene encoding 23S rRNA (adenine(2503)-C(2))-methyltransferase RlmN, which translates to MTDPHPAEPLPAISEVATDQLVAWFAARGEPAYRARQVASGVAAGRAQGFDDLTDMPRRLRAALAGAFRFSSIGATQVVGTEGALTEKAVHELADGQRIESVLMRYPGRAGSAPRTTICISSQAGCAVGCPFCATGQGGFGRHLSAAEIVDQVLWWRRARARTIDPDRHLNVVFMGMGEPLLNVEAVFDAVRHLNDPTRLAIGARHLTVSTSGVVPGINRMTDELPQVNLAISLHAAHDALRDELVPINRKWPIAAVLDAGRRFASRTHRRVSLEYVMIDGVNDAPDEARHLAELARGWLCHVNLMPLNPTPAAPWLGTPRTGIDRFAAILRDAGVATTVRDTRGRSIEAACGQLHAQLARRSLRPQPERELVLA; encoded by the coding sequence GTGACTGATCCTCACCCCGCTGAGCCGCTGCCGGCCATCAGCGAGGTCGCGACAGATCAGCTGGTTGCCTGGTTCGCTGCCCGGGGCGAGCCCGCCTACCGTGCGCGCCAGGTCGCATCCGGCGTGGCCGCCGGCCGCGCCCAGGGCTTCGACGACCTGACCGATATGCCGCGCCGTCTGCGGGCGGCCCTAGCCGGGGCATTCCGCTTCTCGAGCATCGGGGCCACGCAGGTGGTCGGCACCGAAGGGGCCTTGACCGAGAAGGCCGTCCATGAGCTCGCCGACGGACAACGCATCGAGTCGGTCCTGATGCGCTACCCGGGGCGTGCTGGATCGGCGCCCCGGACCACGATCTGCATCTCCAGCCAGGCCGGCTGCGCGGTGGGCTGCCCGTTCTGCGCCACCGGGCAGGGTGGCTTCGGGCGCCATCTCTCCGCGGCCGAGATCGTGGACCAGGTCCTGTGGTGGCGCCGGGCGCGGGCCCGCACGATCGACCCCGATCGCCACCTCAACGTGGTGTTCATGGGGATGGGGGAGCCCCTGCTCAACGTCGAGGCGGTGTTCGACGCGGTCCGGCACCTGAACGATCCCACGCGCCTGGCGATCGGCGCTCGTCACCTGACCGTGAGCACCTCGGGCGTTGTCCCCGGCATTAACCGCATGACCGATGAGCTGCCCCAGGTCAACCTGGCCATCAGCCTGCACGCCGCGCACGACGCGCTCCGCGACGAGCTGGTGCCCATCAACCGCAAGTGGCCGATCGCCGCGGTCCTCGACGCGGGGCGCCGCTTCGCGAGCCGGACCCACCGCCGGGTGAGCCTGGAGTACGTCATGATCGACGGGGTCAACGACGCGCCGGACGAGGCGCGTCACCTGGCCGAACTGGCTCGCGGGTGGCTGTGCCACGTGAACCTCATGCCGCTCAACCCGACCCCGGCCGCGCCGTGGCTCGGCACGCCCCGGACCGGGATCGACCGCTTTGCCGCCATCCTGCGGGACGCCGGGGTGGCGACCACCGTGCGCGACACTCGCGGCCGCTCGATCGAAGCCGCCTGTGGGCAGCTCCACGCCCAGCTCGCCCGGCGCTCGCTGCGGCCGCAGCCCGAGAGGGAGCTCGTGCTCGCGTGA